A portion of the Cyanobium sp. PCC 7001 genome contains these proteins:
- the psb27 gene encoding photosystem II protein Psb27, with translation MAAVILNPVRRLLGNWSRALLAACLAACLLLTACSSTQSLTGNYVDDTVAVADALIATVSLSADDPGRAEAETEARGLINDYMARYRPRTAVHGLASFTTMQTALNSLAGHYANYPNRPVPEALRDRVTKELQKAERGVVRGA, from the coding sequence ATGGCCGCTGTGATCCTCAACCCGGTCCGCCGCCTGCTGGGGAACTGGAGCCGCGCCCTTCTCGCCGCCTGCCTGGCCGCCTGCCTGCTGCTGACGGCCTGCAGCAGCACCCAGAGCCTCACCGGCAACTACGTGGATGACACGGTGGCCGTGGCCGATGCCCTGATCGCCACCGTGAGCCTCTCCGCGGACGATCCCGGCCGGGCCGAGGCCGAAACCGAGGCCCGCGGCCTGATCAACGACTACATGGCCCGCTACCGGCCCCGCACGGCGGTCCACGGCCTGGCCTCCTTCACCACGATGCAGACCGCCCTCAATTCTCTGGCCGGTCACTACGCCAACTACCCCAACCGTCCTGTGCCCGAGGCGCTGCGGGATCGGGTCACCAAGGAGCTGCAGAAGGCCGAGCGCGGCGTGGTGCGGGGGGCCTGA
- a CDS encoding proline--tRNA ligase, translated as MRVSRLMLVTLRDDPAEAEIPSHKLLLRAGYMRRIGSGIYAYLPLLWRVLRKVSAIVREELDAIGALETLLPQMQPAELWQRSGRWSGYTDGEGIMFHLEDRQGRAMGLGPTHEEVVTALAADLLRSYRQLPVTLYQIQTKFRDEIRPRFGLMRGREFIMKDAYSFHADEASLRRTYAAMDRAYARIFRRCGLRALAVEADSGAIGGSASQEFMVTADAGEDLVLSSADGRYAANQERAVSLAPEPVPLPGGLRAEGAGELFSTPAQGTIDSLTAAHGLDPSQVVKVLLLLARFEDGSIQPLLVSLRGDQLLNDVKLANAVSQRCGEHHGTLLDITPLSEEALAREGLAPLPFGFLGPDLADGHLEGARQWIPRFLRLVDHTAAALPAFVCGANQGDQHRRGAAWGVLCPLPEPLDLRAAQPGDRCVHDPDQCLQSSRGIEVGHIFQLGRKYSSAMEASFTNEAGEEEPLWMGCYGIGVSRLAQAAVEQHHDDQGIRWPTPIAPFEVIVVVANGADATQAALGEQIYATLQQAGVDTLLDDRSERAGVKFKDADLIGIPWRVVVGRGAPDGQVELVRRADGVRVDLAAEALLERLLPALARERRGLADAPVDGDP; from the coding sequence ATGCGCGTCTCCCGCCTGATGCTGGTGACGCTGCGGGATGATCCCGCCGAGGCTGAAATCCCCTCCCACAAGCTGCTGCTCAGGGCGGGCTACATGCGACGGATCGGCAGCGGCATCTATGCCTACCTGCCCCTGCTCTGGCGGGTGCTCCGCAAGGTGTCCGCCATCGTGCGGGAGGAGCTCGACGCCATCGGGGCCCTCGAAACCCTGCTGCCCCAGATGCAGCCCGCCGAGCTCTGGCAGCGCAGCGGGCGCTGGAGCGGCTACACCGATGGCGAGGGGATCATGTTCCACCTCGAGGACCGTCAGGGACGCGCCATGGGGCTCGGCCCCACCCACGAGGAGGTGGTCACGGCCCTGGCCGCCGATCTGCTGCGCTCCTACCGGCAGCTGCCGGTGACCCTCTATCAGATCCAGACCAAATTCCGCGACGAGATCCGACCGCGTTTCGGGCTGATGCGGGGCCGCGAATTCATCATGAAGGACGCCTACTCCTTCCATGCCGACGAGGCCTCGCTGCGCCGGACCTATGCCGCCATGGACCGGGCCTATGCGCGCATCTTCCGCCGCTGCGGTCTGCGGGCCCTGGCCGTGGAGGCCGACAGCGGTGCCATCGGTGGCTCGGCGAGCCAGGAATTCATGGTCACGGCCGACGCCGGCGAGGACCTGGTGCTCAGCAGTGCGGACGGTCGTTATGCCGCCAATCAGGAGCGGGCCGTTTCCCTGGCCCCCGAGCCCGTTCCCCTGCCCGGTGGCCTCCGCGCCGAGGGGGCTGGCGAACTGTTCTCCACCCCGGCACAGGGCACGATCGACAGCCTCACGGCCGCCCATGGACTCGATCCCAGCCAGGTGGTGAAGGTGCTGCTGCTGCTGGCGCGCTTCGAGGACGGCAGCATCCAGCCCCTGCTCGTGAGCCTGCGGGGCGATCAGCTGCTCAACGACGTGAAGCTGGCCAATGCCGTCAGCCAGCGCTGCGGCGAGCACCACGGCACCCTGCTCGACATCACCCCCCTCAGCGAGGAGGCACTCGCCAGGGAGGGTCTCGCCCCGCTGCCCTTCGGTTTCCTCGGCCCCGACCTCGCCGATGGGCACCTCGAGGGCGCCCGGCAGTGGATTCCCCGGTTCCTGCGGCTGGTGGATCACACCGCCGCAGCGCTGCCCGCCTTCGTGTGCGGCGCCAACCAGGGGGATCAGCACCGGCGCGGCGCCGCCTGGGGTGTGCTCTGCCCCCTGCCCGAGCCGCTCGACCTGCGGGCCGCCCAGCCCGGTGATCGCTGCGTGCACGATCCGGACCAGTGTCTGCAGTCCAGCCGGGGCATCGAGGTGGGCCACATCTTCCAGCTCGGCCGCAAGTACTCCTCGGCGATGGAGGCCAGCTTCACCAATGAGGCCGGCGAGGAGGAGCCCCTGTGGATGGGCTGCTACGGCATCGGTGTGTCACGGCTCGCCCAGGCGGCGGTGGAGCAGCACCACGACGATCAGGGCATCCGTTGGCCCACGCCGATCGCGCCGTTCGAGGTGATCGTGGTGGTGGCGAATGGCGCCGATGCCACCCAGGCGGCCCTCGGCGAGCAGATCTACGCCACGCTGCAGCAGGCGGGGGTGGACACCCTGCTGGATGACCGGAGCGAGAGGGCCGGCGTGAAATTCAAGGACGCCGATCTGATCGGGATTCCCTGGCGGGTGGTGGTGGGTCGCGGTGCCCCTGACGGCCAGGTGGAACTGGTGCGCCGGGCCGATGGGGTCCGCGTCGATCTTGCCGCCGAGGCCCTGCTGGAGCGGCTGCTCCCCGCCCTGGCCCGGGAGCGGCGCGGACTGGCGGACGCCCCTGTGGATGGCGATCCGTAG
- a CDS encoding resolvase → MPPPVEGAEALISIDEVQKALNRSRASVYRYTNTDPRNLNPPFNPRRLNPEYRSDQKDPLLFHPHEVARFARDVLRIKEVTVEVLNSPSTATQQLLGAILEELRIIRGQLSQLDQLQSPAAKPPGPTELAARFDPQSRPAA, encoded by the coding sequence ATGCCCCCGCCAGTCGAGGGCGCCGAGGCCCTGATCAGCATCGACGAGGTGCAGAAGGCCCTGAACCGCTCGCGGGCCTCGGTGTACCGCTACACCAACACCGATCCCCGCAACCTCAATCCCCCCTTCAACCCAAGGCGGCTCAACCCCGAGTACCGCAGCGACCAGAAGGACCCCCTGCTCTTCCACCCCCATGAAGTGGCCCGCTTCGCCCGGGATGTGCTGCGCATCAAGGAAGTCACGGTGGAGGTGCTGAACTCCCCTTCCACCGCCACGCAGCAGCTGCTGGGCGCCATCCTCGAGGAACTGCGCATCATCCGCGGCCAGCTCAGCCAGCTCGACCAGCTGCAAAGCCCCGCTGCCAAGCCCCCCGGCCCCACCGAACTGGCCGCCCGCTTCGACCCCCAGTCGCGGCCTGCCGCCTGA
- a CDS encoding inorganic diphosphatase: MDLSQLPASPAPGLVNLVVEIPAGSRNKYEYNATAGVMALDRVLHSSVRYPFDYGFVPNTLADDGAPLDAMVIMEEPTFAGCLIRARPIGILDMVDSGAHDGKLLCVPEAGFRHQQIRSIRQIAPNTLEEVAEFFRTYKNMEGRVTQIQGWLDHDAVPALLEHCIDAAEGGGHAPADPEP, from the coding sequence ATGGATCTCAGCCAACTGCCGGCATCCCCAGCGCCCGGGCTGGTGAACCTGGTGGTGGAGATCCCGGCCGGCAGCCGTAACAAGTACGAATACAACGCCACTGCCGGCGTGATGGCCCTCGATCGGGTGCTGCACTCCTCCGTGCGCTACCCCTTCGACTACGGATTCGTACCCAACACCCTGGCCGATGACGGCGCTCCCCTGGATGCCATGGTGATCATGGAGGAGCCCACCTTCGCCGGCTGTCTGATCCGCGCCAGGCCGATCGGCATCCTGGACATGGTGGATTCCGGTGCCCACGACGGCAAGTTGCTCTGCGTGCCGGAGGCGGGATTCCGCCACCAGCAGATCCGCTCGATCCGCCAGATCGCCCCGAACACCCTCGAGGAAGTGGCGGAGTTCTTCCGCACCTACAAGAACATGGAGGGGCGGGTGACCCAGATCCAGGGCTGGCTCGACCACGATGCCGTGCCTGCCCTGCTGGAGCACTGCATCGACGCGGCGGAGGGCGGCGGGCATGCCCCGGCGGACCCTGAGCCCTAG
- a CDS encoding class I SAM-dependent methyltransferase yields the protein MAVPQEYDLVVQQLIPGYASLARLAVALLAASPRAGRDGAQVLVAGCGTGAELVEARAQRPDWRITAIDPSADMLAEAQQRLGEAGIVWRQARVEDLQADACFAGALSVLVLQALPDDGTKLAFLTALARSLEPGGQLVLVDLMAPERSPLQTQVEAAWLGFQKASGLPAEDEELSALIQGLHPIGMARLTALVNAAGFTDPARVFQALGYEGFLLQRAA from the coding sequence TTGGCTGTTCCGCAGGAATACGACCTTGTTGTGCAGCAGTTGATCCCGGGCTACGCCAGTCTCGCCCGGCTGGCTGTGGCCCTCCTGGCCGCCTCGCCCCGCGCCGGCCGCGATGGAGCCCAGGTGCTGGTGGCCGGCTGCGGCACCGGAGCCGAGCTCGTGGAGGCCAGGGCCCAGCGTCCGGACTGGCGGATCACCGCCATCGATCCCTCCGCCGACATGCTGGCCGAGGCGCAGCAGCGGCTGGGGGAGGCCGGCATCGTCTGGCGTCAGGCCCGGGTGGAGGATCTGCAGGCCGATGCCTGCTTCGCCGGTGCCCTCTCGGTGCTGGTGCTGCAGGCGTTGCCGGATGACGGCACCAAGCTGGCCTTCCTCACGGCCCTGGCCCGCAGCCTGGAACCCGGTGGGCAGCTGGTGCTGGTGGATCTGATGGCACCGGAGCGCTCGCCCCTGCAGACCCAGGTGGAGGCGGCCTGGCTCGGCTTCCAGAAGGCCAGCGGCCTGCCGGCGGAGGATGAGGAGCTCTCGGCCCTCATCCAGGGTCTGCATCCGATCGGTATGGCGCGGCTCACGGCCCTGGTGAATGCCGCCGGCTTCACCGACCCCGCCAGGGTGTTCCAGGCTCTCGGCTACGAGGGTTTCCTGCTGCAGCGGGCCGCCTAG
- a CDS encoding 2Fe-2S iron-sulfur cluster-binding protein, with translation MPTIRFEQEGQQVGCIEGANLRKAALDAGINPYKGFNNVNNCGGLGQCGTCVMEVLEGMQNLSPRSDVEEVYLADRPASYRLSCRTSVNGDVTVRTRPADAVGKGSNSLVGALKALVGR, from the coding sequence GTGCCCACCATCCGATTCGAACAGGAAGGCCAGCAGGTCGGTTGCATCGAGGGGGCGAACCTCCGCAAGGCGGCCCTGGACGCCGGGATCAATCCCTACAAGGGCTTCAACAACGTCAACAACTGCGGCGGTCTCGGCCAGTGCGGCACCTGCGTGATGGAGGTGCTCGAGGGGATGCAGAACCTCTCCCCCCGCAGCGATGTCGAGGAGGTCTACCTGGCCGACCGCCCCGCCAGCTACCGGCTCAGCTGCCGCACCAGCGTCAATGGGGACGTGACCGTGCGCACCCGCCCGGCCGACGCCGTGGGCAAGGGGAGCAACAGCCTGGTGGGTGCCCTCAAGGCCCTCGTGGGCCGCTGA
- a CDS encoding arsenate reductase family protein, whose translation MAGLTVYSYAKCSTCRKALAWLAERGLDPTVIDITHHPPSRAELEQALGQLGRQRLFNTSGQSYRSLGAAAEKAMDDQQALEALAADGKLIKRPFLIRGDGRTLTGFRPEEWEALLPG comes from the coding sequence ATGGCCGGGCTCACGGTCTACAGCTACGCCAAGTGCAGCACCTGCCGCAAGGCCTTGGCCTGGCTGGCCGAGCGGGGGCTCGACCCCACGGTGATCGACATCACCCACCACCCCCCCAGCAGGGCTGAACTGGAACAGGCGCTGGGCCAGCTCGGTCGCCAGCGCCTGTTCAACACCAGCGGCCAGAGCTACCGGAGCCTCGGAGCTGCCGCCGAGAAGGCCATGGACGACCAGCAGGCCCTGGAGGCCCTGGCCGCCGACGGCAAGCTGATCAAGCGACCGTTCCTGATCAGGGGCGACGGCCGCACCCTCACCGGCTTCAGGCCTGAGGAGTGGGAGGCTCTGCTTCCGGGGTGA
- the lepB gene encoding signal peptidase I, whose amino-acid sequence MSEQNGPIGSEAPADQASTTPTTQPDNPWLFWRSVVLTLAVALGIRQFVVEARYIPSGSMLPGLQLQDRLLVEKLTYRGRPPQRGEIVVFHSPHSFDPVLASDSDRNPLRCLLVNVPFLGSLPGLSNPACDAYIKRVVALPGEEVSVNPRGEVFIDGRRLSEPYVQNYCPVDAQGMGPCRTLKAIVPPGHVLTLGDNRANSWDGRFWPGGAFLPTSEIIGRAFWRFYPFKQAGSLVPGQTTDPAASTPPR is encoded by the coding sequence TTGAGCGAGCAGAACGGACCCATCGGCAGCGAAGCTCCAGCGGACCAGGCCAGCACGACGCCCACCACCCAGCCCGACAACCCCTGGCTGTTCTGGCGCAGCGTGGTGCTCACCCTGGCCGTGGCGCTGGGAATCCGCCAGTTCGTGGTGGAGGCGCGCTACATCCCCTCCGGATCGATGCTGCCGGGGCTGCAGCTGCAGGACCGCCTGCTGGTGGAGAAGCTCACCTACCGGGGGCGGCCGCCGCAGCGGGGGGAGATCGTGGTGTTCCACTCGCCCCACAGCTTCGATCCGGTGCTGGCCAGCGACAGCGACCGCAACCCCCTGCGCTGCCTGCTGGTGAACGTGCCGTTCCTGGGCTCTCTGCCCGGGCTCAGCAACCCCGCCTGCGATGCCTACATCAAGCGGGTGGTGGCCCTGCCCGGCGAGGAGGTGAGCGTGAACCCCCGCGGCGAGGTGTTCATCGATGGCCGCCGGCTCAGCGAGCCCTACGTGCAGAACTACTGCCCGGTCGACGCCCAGGGCATGGGCCCCTGCCGCACGCTGAAGGCGATCGTGCCCCCCGGCCACGTGCTCACCCTGGGCGACAACCGCGCCAACAGCTGGGATGGCCGCTTCTGGCCGGGCGGGGCCTTCCTGCCCACCAGCGAGATCATCGGCCGGGCTTTCTGGCGGTTCTACCCCTTCAAGCAGGCGGGGAGCCTGGTTCCTGGGCAGACGACGGATCCAGCTGCCAGCACGCCGCCGCGGTGA
- a CDS encoding histidine phosphatase family protein, with amino-acid sequence MALRIVLVRHGLSSFNVERRIQGRDDLSSLTPEGEQQARAAGEALAPIRFAAAYTSPLRRARDTTAHLLSAQGQDLSAEPVDDLVEIDLAPWSGLLRQDLRQRFPDEERQWREAPHALTLQRPDGSTYQPLPELMEQAGRFQALLLERHGSALAQPTGAEPAPVEPTHVTVLVVAHNAILRCLVLRLLGLEATEFRRLRIDNGSISVLNLSRAAGGSIGVQVESLNGTAHLGEPLPAKGPSPRLLLVRHGETDWNRQGRFQGQIDIPLNANGRAQAEAAGSFLAPVSIQRAYSSVMARPRQTAEAILALHPGVPLTTTLGLVEIGHGLWEGRLEQEIEAGWPDLLADWKRAPQTVQMPEGETLQQVWDRSVSTWGTIVRSLAPEETAMVVAHDAVNKTILCALLGLRPADIWAIKQGNGGVTVIDYPFGTDGIPVVTALNLTPHLGGVLDRTAAGAL; translated from the coding sequence GTGGCCCTTCGGATCGTGTTGGTGCGCCACGGGCTGAGCAGCTTCAACGTGGAGCGCCGGATCCAGGGGCGTGACGACCTCTCCAGCCTCACCCCGGAGGGCGAGCAGCAGGCCCGGGCGGCCGGCGAGGCCCTGGCCCCCATCCGCTTTGCGGCGGCCTACACCTCCCCGCTGCGGCGGGCCAGAGATACCACGGCCCACCTGCTCTCCGCCCAGGGCCAGGACCTCAGTGCCGAGCCCGTCGACGATCTGGTGGAGATCGATCTGGCCCCCTGGAGTGGCCTGCTGCGCCAGGACCTGCGTCAGCGCTTTCCGGATGAGGAGCGTCAGTGGCGCGAGGCGCCCCACGCCCTCACGCTGCAGCGGCCGGATGGCAGCACCTATCAGCCCCTGCCCGAGCTGATGGAGCAGGCAGGTCGTTTTCAGGCGCTGCTGCTGGAGCGCCATGGCTCGGCGCTGGCCCAGCCGACCGGCGCCGAGCCCGCCCCAGTCGAGCCCACCCACGTCACGGTGCTGGTGGTGGCCCACAACGCCATCCTGCGCTGTCTGGTGCTGCGCCTCCTCGGCCTCGAGGCCACCGAGTTCCGGCGGCTGCGCATCGACAACGGATCGATCTCGGTGCTCAACCTCAGCCGCGCCGCCGGAGGGTCCATCGGCGTGCAGGTGGAGTCGCTGAACGGCACGGCCCACCTCGGCGAGCCCCTGCCCGCCAAGGGCCCCAGCCCGCGGCTGCTGCTGGTGCGCCACGGTGAAACGGACTGGAACCGGCAGGGCCGCTTCCAGGGCCAGATCGACATCCCGCTCAACGCCAACGGCCGGGCCCAGGCGGAGGCGGCCGGATCCTTCCTGGCCCCGGTGAGCATCCAGCGGGCCTACAGCAGCGTCATGGCGCGTCCCCGCCAGACCGCCGAAGCGATCCTGGCCCTTCACCCCGGCGTGCCCCTCACCACCACCCTGGGGCTGGTGGAGATCGGCCATGGGCTCTGGGAAGGGCGGCTGGAGCAGGAGATCGAGGCCGGCTGGCCGGATCTGCTGGCCGACTGGAAGCGGGCGCCCCAGACGGTGCAGATGCCCGAAGGGGAAACGCTGCAGCAGGTGTGGGATCGCTCGGTGAGCACCTGGGGCACCATCGTGCGCAGCCTCGCCCCCGAGGAGACGGCCATGGTCGTGGCCCACGATGCCGTCAACAAGACCATCCTCTGCGCCCTTCTGGGGCTTCGGCCCGCTGACATCTGGGCGATCAAGCAGGGGAACGGCGGGGTCACGGTGATCGATTACCCCTTCGGCACCGACGGCATCCCGGTGGTCACGGCCCTCAACCTCACCCCGCACCTGGGCGGTGTGCTGGATCGCACCGCAGCCGGGGCGTTGTAG
- a CDS encoding CPBP family intramembrane glutamic endopeptidase, which yields MNARGPRPPAWKTLLALLSLSLSALLWLNGLLQSLDEPTVVGALDRRQLELTALAAPAVPPSLRELLTGPDPLKTLRETLADQLEETPGPGQPDELLQLALLQSRAGEAKEASQLWRRLEQQVPPEQRALVAALERGEPLAPELRQTLEQPWLLSPLNERLVCERLSGSPGACAPGPEARQALWRLLAVSWLPGGLLLVGLGLLVRQAWIRVRGLAPAAPPLQGPPLDLVDVTLLIAGGFVLLGELSVPLLLAPAVQTLLRPLGQEPALQQGLQVLLLYLALMAAPLAILWGQLRSSPGAAPAAGWLQWRWAPLATSLRLALQQVLMLLPAVALVGWLTSQLVGDQGGSNPLLELVLTTDQPWALLCFALTAVVLAPLFEETLFRGVLLPVLGQRWGGTAAVVVSAVVFAAAHLSLNELAPLLVLGLGLGWLRLQGGRLGSCTLVHALWNGFTFTNLLLLAG from the coding sequence TTGAACGCACGTGGCCCTCGACCTCCCGCCTGGAAGACCCTGCTGGCCCTGCTGAGCCTCTCGCTCAGCGCCCTGCTGTGGCTCAACGGCCTGCTGCAGAGCCTGGATGAGCCGACGGTGGTGGGAGCGCTGGACCGGCGGCAGCTGGAGCTCACCGCCCTCGCCGCTCCCGCGGTGCCGCCCAGCCTGCGGGAGCTGCTCACGGGGCCCGACCCCCTGAAGACCCTGCGGGAAACCCTGGCCGATCAGCTGGAGGAAACCCCCGGACCCGGCCAGCCCGATGAACTGCTGCAGCTGGCCCTGCTGCAGAGCCGTGCCGGTGAGGCCAAGGAGGCAAGCCAGCTCTGGCGACGCCTCGAGCAGCAGGTGCCCCCGGAGCAACGGGCGCTGGTGGCGGCCCTGGAACGGGGGGAGCCCCTGGCGCCGGAGCTGCGCCAGACCCTGGAGCAGCCCTGGTTGCTGAGCCCCCTCAATGAGCGCCTCGTCTGTGAACGCCTGAGCGGGAGCCCCGGCGCCTGTGCTCCGGGGCCGGAGGCCCGCCAGGCCCTGTGGCGACTGCTCGCGGTGAGCTGGCTGCCGGGAGGGCTGCTGCTGGTCGGTCTGGGGCTGCTGGTGCGGCAGGCCTGGATCCGGGTGCGGGGGCTGGCACCCGCTGCCCCGCCGCTGCAGGGTCCCCCTCTCGATCTGGTGGATGTGACCCTGCTGATCGCCGGGGGCTTCGTGCTGCTGGGGGAACTGAGTGTGCCCCTGCTGCTGGCTCCGGCGGTGCAGACCCTGCTGCGGCCGCTGGGCCAGGAGCCCGCCCTGCAGCAGGGTCTGCAGGTGCTGCTGCTCTATCTGGCCCTGATGGCCGCCCCCCTGGCGATTCTCTGGGGCCAGCTGCGCAGCAGTCCCGGCGCGGCCCCCGCCGCCGGATGGCTGCAGTGGCGCTGGGCTCCCCTGGCCACCAGTCTGCGGCTGGCCCTCCAGCAGGTGCTGATGCTGCTGCCTGCCGTGGCCCTGGTGGGCTGGCTCACCAGCCAGCTGGTCGGCGATCAGGGCGGCAGCAACCCGCTGCTGGAACTGGTGCTCACCACCGACCAGCCCTGGGCGCTCCTCTGCTTCGCGCTCACCGCCGTGGTGCTGGCGCCCCTGTTCGAGGAAACCCTCTTCCGCGGCGTGCTGTTGCCGGTGCTGGGGCAGCGCTGGGGCGGCACCGCAGCGGTGGTGGTGAGTGCCGTGGTGTTCGCGGCCGCCCACCTCAGCCTCAACGAGCTGGCACCGCTGCTGGTGCTGGGCCTGGGCCTGGGCTGGCTGCGACTCCAGGGGGGACGGCTGGGAAGCTGCACCCTGGTGCATGCCCTCTGGAACGGCTTCACCTTCACCAACCTGCTGCTGCTGGCCGGCTGA
- a CDS encoding penicillin-binding protein 2, which translates to MAQPAAPHRPRRPTATRPGRPVRTGRVVAMQPLPTQRLLLVYGLLSAGLLGLGARLAWLQVIDSHNLQSRARAIQTQSVAPIGKRRTIVDRNGRLVALDEERFTLWAHPRYFNFPGDDPQKVRRPEEVAERLAAVLAQPKEALLATMGGRRSGVKLQTDIDPETAKRLRQLNISGLDLEPYPQRVYPQGSLFANVVGFLNLERVPQAGLEQSRDSDLKRHETTLQMRRGADGTPLPEGIAAGSLYGDDLRLQLTLDARLQQVAQRALADQVKTWKAKRGAALVMDVRNGEMLALASVPTYDPNRFWSFKPGLFREWSVQDLYEPGSTFKPINLAIALQEKAIQPDGKVFDNGSLTIGGWPIFNHNRQGNGLIDFPTVLEASSNVAMVKAMSQVKRERFWTWLSTIGIDERPDTDLPGAVAGELKDRKTFVSHPIEPAVAAFGQGFSLTPLKLLQLHAMLANGGRLVSPHITRGLRSGDALAPTPGGGGLQVLDPKVTRIVMGWMESVVANSKSLGIHIPGYRIGGKTGTAQKAERGVYIPGALITSFVGHLPIDDPRYVVLVVVDEPKGGNTYGSTVAAPVARKIIDALVVLEKLPPSDPSAVTNTTAKASASPVQD; encoded by the coding sequence ATGGCCCAGCCCGCCGCTCCCCACAGACCCCGCCGCCCCACCGCCACCCGGCCGGGGCGGCCGGTGCGCACGGGCCGGGTGGTGGCGATGCAGCCGTTGCCCACCCAACGCCTACTGCTGGTCTACGGCCTGCTGAGCGCCGGCCTGCTCGGCCTGGGGGCCCGGCTGGCGTGGCTGCAGGTGATCGACAGCCACAACCTCCAGAGCCGGGCCCGGGCCATCCAGACCCAGTCGGTGGCACCGATCGGCAAGCGCCGCACGATCGTGGACCGCAACGGCCGGCTGGTGGCGCTCGATGAGGAACGCTTCACGCTCTGGGCCCACCCGCGTTACTTCAACTTCCCGGGGGACGATCCCCAGAAGGTGCGCCGCCCCGAGGAAGTGGCCGAACGCCTCGCCGCCGTGCTCGCCCAGCCCAAGGAGGCGCTCCTGGCCACCATGGGCGGCCGTCGCAGCGGGGTGAAGCTGCAGACGGACATCGACCCTGAAACCGCCAAACGTCTGCGGCAGCTCAACATCAGCGGTCTGGATCTGGAGCCCTACCCCCAGCGGGTGTATCCCCAGGGGAGCCTGTTCGCCAATGTGGTGGGCTTCCTCAACCTGGAGCGGGTGCCGCAGGCCGGGCTGGAACAGAGCCGCGACAGCGACCTCAAACGCCACGAAACCACCCTTCAGATGCGCCGGGGCGCCGATGGCACCCCCCTGCCGGAGGGCATCGCCGCCGGATCCCTCTACGGCGACGACCTGCGGCTGCAGCTGACCCTCGACGCCCGCCTGCAGCAGGTGGCCCAGCGGGCCCTGGCCGACCAGGTGAAGACCTGGAAGGCCAAGCGGGGGGCCGCCCTGGTGATGGACGTGCGCAACGGCGAGATGCTCGCCCTCGCCTCGGTGCCCACCTACGACCCCAACCGGTTCTGGAGCTTCAAGCCCGGCCTGTTCCGGGAATGGTCCGTGCAGGACCTCTACGAGCCCGGCTCCACCTTCAAGCCGATCAACCTGGCCATCGCGCTCCAGGAGAAGGCGATCCAGCCCGACGGCAAGGTGTTCGACAACGGCTCCCTCACCATCGGCGGCTGGCCGATCTTCAACCACAACCGCCAGGGCAACGGCCTGATCGACTTCCCCACGGTGCTGGAGGCCTCCAGCAATGTGGCCATGGTGAAGGCCATGAGCCAGGTGAAGCGGGAACGCTTCTGGACCTGGCTGAGCACGATCGGCATCGACGAGCGTCCGGACACCGACCTCCCCGGCGCCGTGGCGGGCGAGCTCAAGGACCGCAAGACCTTCGTGAGCCATCCGATCGAGCCGGCGGTGGCCGCCTTTGGCCAGGGGTTCTCGCTCACCCCCCTCAAGCTGCTTCAGCTCCACGCCATGCTGGCCAACGGCGGCCGTCTGGTGAGCCCCCACATCACCCGGGGCCTGCGCTCCGGCGATGCGCTGGCCCCCACCCCCGGCGGTGGCGGGCTGCAGGTGCTCGATCCCAAGGTCACCAGGATCGTGATGGGCTGGATGGAGAGCGTGGTGGCCAACAGCAAGAGTCTCGGCATCCACATTCCCGGCTACCGCATCGGCGGCAAGACGGGCACGGCCCAGAAAGCCGAACGGGGGGTGTACATCCCCGGCGCCCTGATCACCAGCTTCGTGGGCCATCTGCCCATCGACGATCCGCGCTACGTGGTGCTCGTGGTGGTGGATGAACCCAAGGGCGGCAACACCTACGGCTCCACGGTGGCAGCCCCGGTGGCGCGCAAGATCATCGATGCCCTGGTGGTGCTCGAGAAGCTGCCCCCCTCCGATCCGTCGGCGGTGACCAACACCACCGCGAAGGCATCCGCCAGCCCGGTGCAGGACTGA